A segment of the Gossypium hirsutum isolate 1008001.06 chromosome D10, Gossypium_hirsutum_v2.1, whole genome shotgun sequence genome:
GATTAAGGCGCCAGTCTTTCACTCTCTATTGTGAAAAGAATAACAGGGATGGGAATACAAGGGTTTTTGCCTCTATTGAAATCGATTATGGTACCAATCCATATCAAGGAGCTTGAAGGCTGTAGCGTAGCTATTGACACCTATTCTTGGCTCCACAAAGGAGCCTTGTCTTGCAGCACTCAGCTCTGTAAAGGATTACCCACCTCCAGGTTCCTCTCTTACTTTccagctttcttttctttttatcacCTATAAATGCACAGCCACTGACTATCAATTCATAGGTTGCTCGTTGGGGATTTTAAAGTTTTGGATGAAATGGGTTAATGGGTATTAGTTGAATGATGCTTTTTTTTTCATTAGGTTGCCTCAGGCAGGTGAAAAGTATGGAGATTGTATCAATCTGGGTAATTTGGGTGATGTGTTTTCCTTTTAGAATATTCAAAAGTAtgcctcttttcttttctttatttaattctgATGTTGAAAAGGTTGGATTTGGGAGTGATATTTTGGTTTCTGATTTCAGTTTGCATTTCTTTAATTCAGGGAAGTTTAAAGTAAAACAGAAATGGGTTTTCTGCATTTTATCGTTTGTAAAATATTTTGTGTTGTTCCAACAATCAATGGATATAATAAGTGAATTCAGTTTATTAATTGTAAAAAGAAGAAGCACAGCTTAGTTCACCTTGTTTGGTGACAAATGACCAAGGAACAGGCAGATGAAAGAACTGTTTTTTCTCTGATTATATCCGTTCTAATGTGTGTGCATTGTTCTCTGATACTCTAGGCACATTGAGTACTGTATGCATAGGGTAAATTTGCTGCGACATCATGGTGTTAAACCAGTTCTTGTCTTTGATGGAGGTCTTCTTCCAATGAAGATTGAGCAAGAGAACAAGCGTGCAAGGTATGTttgatatctttctttctttcttttttttttctgaaatgcTAAACCTGATTTAGGTTATACCAAATATATGAACTAGTCTTGCTTTGGTATCCAGCTAGCAAATTGATAAGCTATTTAAGAAGTTATAGTCCTAATTATATGGCATTGTTCTTTTATGTCAGCTGCCTATCCACTTTAGGTGTCAACTATCAAGTTATGTATTTAACTTGCATTTTATATGCTTTAGTTTGTGTGTAGCTCTGCTTCACTTCTCAGGACCTGTTAAAGTTGTTCTTACGATCATTCTTGCTTTCATGGTCGAAACTTTGGGTCAGATTGATCCATGGTTGCATTTTAAGGTTGATAGTGAATTTTAGATAGGTATTGTTACTAGAAATAAGTTGTTCTTGTGAATAGTTCTTGCTTTCACACAGTCAAAATTTTCAGTGACATTGACCATGGTTGTATAATAAGCCTGAAATCAGAAGTTTAAATAGGTATTTCTTGAGACCTCTGTGAGATAAGTTATGTTCTTTCTTCATTCAAAGTGATTCGTATGAAAAAGTTATCTTCTCTGAGGTGCACTGTGATGTTCACAGTAAATGAATGCTTCCTATTCATGCAACTAAACTGCTAAAAGTGTCTAATTCAGAATGTACTACAAACTCAACCTGGCTCTTTTTGGAGCTTTATTGTGATTTCCCTCTCTAGTCTCTATTGTTTAGATGCTAGGGGGTATGATGTACATTGACTCCATTATTGGTTCTTTTGAATTATTGATCTTTTAGTATGGTCTAAAGAAATGTTCCATGCCTCATAAATGCAGGGCAAGGAAGGAAAATCTTGCACGAGCAGTTGAACATGAGTCATGTGGGAATTCTGCTGCTGCTTATGAGTGCTACCAAAAAGCTGTTGACATTTCACCTTCAATTGCACATGAACTAATCATGGTAAGTAACAAATTATGAAAGAGGTCCTGTTAGATTTTCTGGAAGGAATCAATCTTAAACAGTCCTTTATGTTATACTGTTGTTTCTTTGTCAACATGGTTGTCTGTGGAAGGTCTTGAAGCGGGAGAATGTTTGTTATGTtgtggcaccttatgaggcagaTGCACAAATGACTTTCTTGGCCATTAGCAAACAGGTTGATGCAGTTATCACCGAGGATTCTGATCTTATACCCTTTGGCTGTCCTAGAGTGAGTTGCGTAGCTATTGGTTTTTTTTCAGCTTCATACTACAATTTCTCCAATGTTGACaaggatttattttattttatttattgtattaATCTTTAAGATTTTGAAGTGATATGATTCTTTATCTAATGCAGGTTATCTTTAAAATGGATAAGTTTGGGCAAGGTGTTGAGTTCAAGTCTTCCATGCTACAGCAAAACAAGGAGCTAAGCTTTGCTGGATTCACTAAACAGATGCTGCTTGAGATGTGTATTCTAAGTGGTTGTGACTATTTGCAGTCACTGCCAGGAATGGGGCTCAGAAGGGCCCATGCACTAATGAAAAAATTCAAAAGTTATGACAAGGTGAGTACCATCATGAATGCTCTCAATACATTGAATATCTTTAACAAGAGAAAGTGATGGTAAAGTCTTCTAATATTTTCAAGCATTTCCTGCATATCTTCTCTTTGATTATACTAATTCTTCTTGTCTCTGTTAGGTGATTAAGCACCTGAGGTACAGCACTGTTTCAGTTCCTCCTTTGTATGAAGAATCATTCAAGAAAGCAATATTAACATTTCAGTGCCAACGAGTCTATGATCCGATCACAGAAGATATCGTGCATTTATCTGACATATCCGACAACATTGGTGATGATTTGGACTTTTTAGGCCCATATCCTTAAGAAACCATCCTATCagttaaaactttttttattactCCTTTTATTTAGAAATGTTTGATAAACCTTAATTTGGAATACGCCGATACCCCAACAAATAGCTCAAGGCATAGCAAGAGGTGATCTTGATCCATTTACTCAAATGCCATTTCAGGTAATTGTTCTATCTACTTTCTGAATTCTATATTGTTTCTTTCATCATTTCCACTAATTAGAGTTTATTCATGTATCCTTGTTCTTCTTTAACAGGCTGTCAGTGATGGTTCTCAGCTGGCACTTGATAGAAATTTACAGCTGAAAAGTTTTAAGCCCGAGAGTGAAAGAAAAAGGCTAGATTTGCCTGTGCAAAAGAACCTCCTGACCAACTATTTCTGTATCCTTGATGTTACTTTCTCTTAGCTTTGATTTATATCATATTTACGGTAAAAATACATTATTGACTCTGAGTGAGCATTATTCAGTTAACATTAAGCAGTCTAGTTGTTTTACCACTAAGGGAACGGGGACATCTTCCCATGGAAGAGATTTCTTCCTCTGGCATTTTAATAATCTCTTATGAAAATTAGACAGTTTATATTCTCCGTGTTACACGCTGCTTATATGACCTTCCTATGTGTCTATTCTTTCTGGCAAATTAGGCATTTTCCGGTGTCCTCTGTACTATGTGTCTGATAACTTTTCATGTTCTAAGAGATCCTATTCAATTCTTCCAAAATATGGCACGGTCTATATAGACTTTCGGAAAATGCGGAGTTAAATTAttgttataaatgtatgaaacTGTCCTAGCCAAATATTTACATAAAGTCATTGTTAATAGTTATATCTAATTGCCCTTCTCACCATATATTTCATCGGGGTGATTCTTCTGTCTTTATTTGTATATTGTTTGTTCCTTAACAAATGAAGGCTTTGCATCTGTTGAAGCAAGAAGAAACTTCAAGGCCCCTCGAGTATCACCTAAGCATTCAAGTCCGGTTGCTAATTCTTCTATCAGTCCTGAGTCTGACAAAGACATTACTGTGGAAGATGGTTCTTGCCAAATTGATACCCTATTGTCAGCCTCTCCTGACTTCAAGAATACTAACAGCATTGTGAGTGATGCAAGTGAGAGTTACATTTAGTTTACTTAAtagttgtaaatttttttatgctttatgCCTCAATTTCTGCAGGAAGAAAATGGTTTCATTACCAAGCTTCCTGAGTATTCAGAATCTCCAAATCCTGGTAAGCATACATGCctgataaatttataattttaccatgCGTTAATGCTTACTTTGTGCATTCATAGATATAGAAGCCAAGGTGGATACAATGAGAAGCCCTGACCATGTGTTGCCACTAGAATCTGACCGGCCAACGATCAGACCTCCTACAGCTTCAGACAAAGAGCATGATAATAATACTGTCCCAGATGCAGCTAAAAGCAAAACAATAACAGATAGCAGAAAGAGCATTGTAACAAGTCGTTACTTTCAGAAGAAGCAAGTCGACATAAATGATCAGGAAGATAAACAAGGAAAAAATTGTTGCAAGGGTGGTATTACCAATCAGTTTCCTGAGACTGGCAATCTTGATGGTTATGGGAATACCTATTTTAAGGGAATGGCTTCAAAAAGGAAGACCTCCTTTGAATATGTTGAAACAGTCAGtgttttcactttattttttcgGGTTTCATAATTCATTCTACTTTTTCTTGTATTTCTTGATTaagttaattttctttttcaggAAAATGTGAATCCCAAGCAAATCTACACTAATGCATCCTGTGATGGTAACGGTAAGTATTAATCATAAAGGCTCTTAATGAACTATACATTTCAAATTTGGTTTGGTAGTTGATATAGAGGTTTCTTTTTTGGTCACGGTGAATCCGACTAATAAAACAtcaattttcatttcaaatcaattAATCAACAGCCTTGCTGCTTATATTTTGTCGGAATTGATACTCATTTTTCTATTACTATTCTTTCTTTCCTCCCTTTCCCATCAGGCGTGTaattttagttctaatttttGTATCATTTTCTCATTCTGTTTGCTTAGGAGCCTTATTTATTTATGCCAGTGTGCTAAAGTCGAAACTACAGATTTATATTGCTTGATTACATTGCTTGCTTTCACTGAATATAAACTGCTCTTGCTTAGTTATAAATTTATATGGTTGTCATGGTCCAACTTTGGCACAAAAGTGAAGAGTTTTTACCtgtttttttatttccatttctAGGTGATTGTGGTCCTAATCTTGAAACATTTGTGGAGACAAAAACTGGAGAGGCAAAATTTGGATCCAACATTTCACATTTAGGCCATTATTCTGACGTAGCAGAGAAATCCATGGAAAGATTTGTTTCAGTAATATCATCATTTAGATTTTCATCACCCGGTTCTCGTGCTAGTGGTCTTCGAGCCCCTTTGAAAGATGCTCGGAACACATGTAACAACAGGTAAACGGAGTTAAATCTTTTTCCTACAGAGAGTTACACTTTTAAAGGTTATATTCCTAGCATTCATAAGTTAAAACTTGGTTTTATCTATTGTTAGGTCATCTGCTGCTGTGGATTTTAGCCAGTTTGCTTATGTTCCAAAAAACAAGAAGGCCAAATTAGCTTCGCCTAGATTTTGAGTTTTGGTCATATTTTTAGCAGAAGTACCAAACTTTGCAATGGCTAAGCGGTCAAATCTTTGTTTTCCCAACAATAGTTAAAAGACCGTTCATCCGTAGAAATTGTAAGTGACATTCTTCACCTTCATGCCTGTTTACTTATAGCTCTTTCCCTTACAATGTCTTTCGTATTTAAAGATCAAGGGTTTCACCCTTTCAGGGTACTCATGATTTTGGACTGCCGAGGACTTTAAACGAATTACAGCCAGCAGATTATCGAGTTTTCAAGATAAAAAGATGTTAATTTGTACCATTCTCCCCCCCCCTCCCCCACCCCGCCATTTTCATTTATATAGAGCTACTGACTGAAGAAATTGCCAACAACATTGGTTTTGTAGttgttatttttcattaaaactgCATTCTTGGCAAATATGATAACAGTACATTTTTCATATGTTGGTGACTAGTGCAAAGGGGCTGTAGAGCCAGACGTGAACTTCCAGTTTTGGTGGTTCTGTTCTATTCAATCGGTGGCTATTTGGTAGCGTGTTATAATTGAGAACATGTTAATAGGTTGTTATGAAGTAGGCAGGGTAGCTGTTGCACCACGATAATGACATTCACTGGGAAAACTTCGGCACTTTGCCCATAGAATATTAACCAGCAATTCAAGCTAGCAGCCTCTTAGATCTACGTTGTATTACGTATTGCAGAAAATTAAGAGTTGGCAGTGGGAAGTTCGAATTAAACATGCTGACCTAGAAGCAAACTCGATGGCAGGTTTCATTGCGACGAGTGTGGATCTGGGTATAAAGTATTTTGAGACTCCTAGAGGCATATATGGACTATTCTAATAAGCGACACCATGGGGATTACTAAGAGAAGATCTTGTGTTCTGAAATTTGATAGCTAAGTTTGTAGCTCCCTTCTTTAAGAGAAAAAACATTGTCGGTAAAGTGATTGATTCCTAATTTCCTACTTTTCATTATCCATAAATTTGActtaaatgatttgatttaaatgtaaaaatattatctaaattaaaaaatattttatctcgaaatgatttgaatttaaaattatcTATACAAGTAACTTGAAATCATTTTAATTGTAggctaaaaaaaacttaattaacaaATTATTATAATTCGAACCCAAATTGCCTTTAACCAGAAATGgttcgaaatttttttatttcgaaatgATCCAATACCAGTCCAACCCCtaattaaaatttctaattatttgTAATATGGTAAAATATGCTATAAGTCTTTATACTCTttgtaaatttggaatttagtttgtgtacttttatttttaggaatttagtcgctctactttttaaatttcaaaattcaaatccaattattaatattgttaaaattattaaccattgaatctaaattttaaaatttgaaagtaaaactaaatttttagaaattaaaatacaCAGGctgaatttcaaaattataaataatacaaaaaaacctataacatattttaacctttgaaATAATTTGTATCCATTTAAGTCATCCTCATCACAAATTTGAATAACCATGATTATAGTAGATCCTACTAAATTAAAGGCAATTGAAGCATCCGATGACTCTCAAATTTGCATCAACCCCAATTACATTTTGACatccttaaaaaaataattaataagtaaTTACAAACAGTTAAACTGAAatccaattttaaatttcatacatACCCAccattataacattttaaaaaaaacagttCAAAAGTATTTTGCATGCATGTCTAGGTACGCAAATGGTTTCCCTCAAGAATTAGAAACCTTAGCTGATCAGTCACTTATTACCTTTACAAATCATCAGAAAAAGGCCAAATATTAAAAAGTTTTCGATTGAGATTCATTCTTGTTATAAATTAGCGATTACTAGCTTGAATTCTAGGTATGATCCGGGTCACCTACGCGCAACCCGAATAAGTCCCGCGAACCAAGAGAAGACCGCCGTCTCAATTCGCATATACTCAAGGAGCTCGTAGAAGGGAGATCGCGGGGTCTGGCAGGCAACCCAGAGTGAAACACGTGTCCAGCATGCCTAAAGTTCGCTCAGAATGTCAGTTCTAGGAATAGTGGGGGTCAAGTTATAAACAATGAAATCATGTCGCGAAtagtaataatatgtataaatacccGAATATTCCCATTAATAATATACAAGATAAAATTactcaaaaattctaaaatttaataattttaagattCAAATCCTCGTATTAAATAACCCATTTTGGCAAACCAAAGGGATAAGGATGGTAGCATCATCAAAGTCCATCTAAAAACTCCATTTTCCACCGTTGTTATGTTTTTAGTCGATGAAGGAAATGGACGCAATTATAATGGTACAAAAGAAAAAGTCCTAATCAAAACCTTCACGTTAAAgtatatttaaaagaaaacaaaaaaaacaagcAAAGGGTTCCTCATAGTGCAATCCAATAATATTGAGTAACCCAAATAACAAGAAATGCTTTGCAACAcgtatctctctctctctctctctatctgTTTTTAATGTTAAACATTTCCTCTTTCTCTTCTATCTTTTTAACTTAACTCAGCTGATGACCATACAAAATCATTAAGGGTATctcttttttcattcttcttttggAGTATATGATAGCTATGTTTTCCTGAAAACTACTTCTTGGAATATAATTACATGTAGGTCTTAATTAGCTGCTTACATATCGAAGGTTTATCCTTGTGGAATTGAAAAAGCATCTTGTGGTAGCTAAGCTTTTGTAGAGTTCTTTTGTTTTCTGGAAACTGGAAGTTGTTTGAATATGGGGTTTGTCCCTTTTTCTTTACACTTTTTCTTCAAGATAGGTCAAATGGGAATCCATAAAAATGCTATATTtgtcccttttctttttccttttctaaaACTAGAATATACTAAAGGTGAACCCAAAAGAAATTGATTATAAAACCCATCcctttattttacaaaaatcgaGAGCTTAATCTATCTACTTTAATATGTTACAACTTTATGAAAATCGAGAAGTTAACTCTGCGCTTGAAAAACACGTAGTTTAAACGATTAATTTTTACAATTGTTAATTTCTTGATTTTGTATATATAAGTTGATGGAATTGTTAATTCTTAGATTAAtaatttaatggtaaaatttaaaaatgttacctaattgaattaatttcttaatttttataattcataaagtagaccaaaattttaaaaatttaagttaataaaataataaaattatactttcacccaaaataaaaaaaaaatgttttaaatgtttggTAGTTTATGAGAGGGATCGTGGTTTTCTAAtaaatggttaatttttttaaatattatataaaaatttaaaatataaatattagggatgaaatcaaaaaatatttttagggaccaaaattaaattgtaatttttatgatggtaaaaatataatttcatcattttaatagcctatatctttataatttttaaaggattaaatcaaaattttatattttaggggggtaaaatacaattttacctttactaattttaaatttaaaatttctttaaaggtttaaataaaaaaatcattttaaagagGGTAGAGCCCTTGATATATGTATACTTCTAAAagaatatttgttaaaattttggtttatttttatttatttcaaattaaattagtatcataaatttaaatttaaatatagatataaatataatcacaattacaaaatataaataatacacatcgaataattatgtttaaaattaagTATTACAAAATACAACTCGAAATTGAATTATAAgccaaaatcattttaatataaaaagataaatactGTTTTATTTTTCAATGAATGCTGATTTGCATACTTTAATTTTGTTTGCCTGACATCAGATTTTTTATTACCATAAAATCAATATGATTTAAATAGATTTATGTCTAAGTTATCCAAAAGTCAAATTGAGAAAacgtaattaaattataattttcttaAGTAATTGCAAAAAGGAATGGTTTAGAAAACCCTTTTCAACAATTATACCAATAATTCTTTTTATGAAAATACCGACAAACTCAGTTCTCACCTACTTGATTTGACAAATTAgatttaaatatttaactttCTTTGCAAAGTGCAAAATAATCCATTTTGCATCCCAACAACCACGCATTTTTAGCTCAACTATTTAAAACCATTTATGATTAGTCTTAACTCAATTCGTATCTGTTACACTAAAACGTATTGTCTTTCTATTTATAGGTAGAAAAATAGTTATGAGTAGTCCTATAAAAAAAGGATAATACAGTTCAACACActcaatataataatattcatACCAATCGAGCTAATGACTCAATCAACTAATATTTTCAATTCCTAACGTGTTTTTTTATAAGAAAGTAATATCTACACCAAAAAAGaatcaataatttataattatatatattgagataaataattaaatctataattaaggtttcattttattaaaatataataaaacacaaATCAAGGGCTTGATGGACTCGCACGTGGCTTCGTTGTCGATTTCGTCCCAatccaattaatttttatattatttttaatcaaacgCATAaggtaataaattaattatttttttatccacAAATCGTGAGCACGTGGTTCTCATCCAGATTTTCAAccaaaaagcaaaaataaaaaataaaaataaaatgctgCTGCAGTATCTAACTTAATAATGATGTTTTGGTAAATCCTATAATATTAAACACCATATAATTAGAacacaattatatttattttttatttttttcatttattaatcatatattttaaatcaaattatgatatgataaaatgtaattttttttgataaaaacaaaacttaaaaggTTAAATTACACTAACAAAATCAAAAGCACTACTAgctttattattttcaatagttTTTAATAGATTTGTAGGAGCATGTCAACATTAACTCCTTCCAAATCAATAGATACCATTTTGACAATCTGATCTACGACTAGATTGGCATCCCTTAGAATATGTCTAACCACACAATGCTCGATATTTCATAGCCGTTGTTGAATCCGCCTAACCAGTCCTGAGTTTGAATTAGCATGAACTATTTCAAGActatcaatttgaaaaaaaatcctATTAAAATCTCGGTCTTATAAAAGGGCCAAATCATTCAAAATGCCCCACAACTCTGTGTCAAAAACTGAACACATCTCAAAAAGTGATCAAAACTCAAAAATCCAAGATTAATTAATACTTCAAAAAAGCCTCTAATCTAGGATTTTTatccattaaaatatttttttatcatttcatatttttcaaaagttttaaattgattaataaaaagGGTTCATACTATGCAATTAATTTAGAAGTAATTAGACAAGATTAACATGTGCATGAAcagtaattaaaaaaagaagagcaTGGAATTAGGTAAATGAATGTGATATTAATTAACATGTAATTATAGGgttcatataatttatataaagaaAAAGGAACAAATTTATGCTTTTCTTGATATTTTCATGCCTTTTTTTTATAATGAATAACCCCCATTTTGTGGTGTATGTGCATGAATGTGGGAAAAAGTAGTACTGaatttcatatctcatatcaTCAAAACCCTAGGAAAATT
Coding sequences within it:
- the LOC121222308 gene encoding exonuclease 1 isoform X2; translation: MGIQGFLPLLKSIMVPIHIKELEGCSVAIDTYSWLHKGALSCSTQLCKGLPTSRHIEYCMHRVNLLRHHGVKPVLVFDGGLLPMKIEQENKRARARKENLARAVEHESCGNSAAAYECYQKAVDISPSIAHELIMVLKRENVCYVVAPYEADAQMTFLAISKQVDAVITEDSDLIPFGCPRVIFKMDKFGQGVEFKSSMLQQNKELSFAGFTKQMLLEMCILSGCDYLQSLPGMGLRRAHALMKKFKSYDKVIKHLRYSTVSVPPLYEESFKKAILTFQCQRVYDPITEDIVHLSDISDNIGDDLDFLGPPIPQQIAQGIARGDLDPFTQMPFQAVSDGSQLALDRNLQLKSFKPESERKRLDLPVQKNLLTNYFCFASVEARRNFKAPRVSPKHSSPVANSSISPESDKDITVEDGSCQIDTLLSASPDFKNTNSIEENGFITKLPEYSESPNPEAKVDTMRSPDHVLPLESDRPTIRPPTASDKEHDNNTVPDAAKSKTITDSRKSIVTSRYFQKKQVDINDQEDKQGKNCCKGGITNQFPETGNLDGYGNTYFKGMASKRKTSFEYVETENVNPKQIYTNASCDGNGDCGPNLETFVETKTGEAKFGSNISHLGHYSDVAEKSMERFVSVISSFRFSSPGSRASGLRAPLKDARNTCNNRSSAAVDFSQFAYVPKNKKAKLASPRF
- the LOC121222308 gene encoding exonuclease 1 isoform X1, translating into MGIQGFLPLLKSIMVPIHIKELEGCSVAIDTYSWLHKGALSCSTQLCKGLPTSRHIEYCMHRVNLLRHHGVKPVLVFDGGLLPMKIEQENKRARARKENLARAVEHESCGNSAAAYECYQKAVDISPSIAHELIMVLKRENVCYVVAPYEADAQMTFLAISKQVDAVITEDSDLIPFGCPRVIFKMDKFGQGVEFKSSMLQQNKELSFAGFTKQMLLEMCILSGCDYLQSLPGMGLRRAHALMKKFKSYDKVIKHLRYSTVSVPPLYEESFKKAILTFQCQRVYDPITEDIVHLSDISDNIGDDLDFLGPPIPQQIAQGIARGDLDPFTQMPFQAVSDGSQLALDRNLQLKSFKPESERKRLDLPVQKNLLTNYFCFASVEARRNFKAPRVSPKHSSPVANSSISPESDKDITVEDGSCQIDTLLSASPDFKNTNSIEENGFITKLPEYSESPNPDIEAKVDTMRSPDHVLPLESDRPTIRPPTASDKEHDNNTVPDAAKSKTITDSRKSIVTSRYFQKKQVDINDQEDKQGKNCCKGGITNQFPETGNLDGYGNTYFKGMASKRKTSFEYVETENVNPKQIYTNASCDGNGDCGPNLETFVETKTGEAKFGSNISHLGHYSDVAEKSMERFVSVISSFRFSSPGSRASGLRAPLKDARNTCNNRSSAAVDFSQFAYVPKNKKAKLASPRF